The Terriglobus roseus region TCCACCACGCTGCTGTCAGGGATATCAATCTTCGGCATGCCCTGTTCTGCACGCGCACCGTGCACAATCGGCATAATCTTTTCGCCTGCGGCATCCTGCAGCACAACTTCGCTGCGCAACAGGTTCGGTCCCACCGATCCGCCACCGGCATCGGACCCATGACAGAAAGCGCAGTTCACACTGAACGCCGTCTTGCCGCGATCCAAAACTTCCTTCGGTGCTGCGGGCCGATCCGGGTAAGCCACAATGCCAAACGGTGGGGCCTGCTGCGCCGCAGCGGCATGAGTCTGATCCGCCGCCTGCGCCTGCGCACCTACATTCGGCCCGGCTGCTGCACCGCCTGTAGGACGTTCCGACCCGCCGGGACGACCTCCCCGTGGTTGCTGTTGTTGCGCATGCACCGTCATTGACGGTCGCACCGCATACCCCAACACCAGAATCCCCACTCCAACAAAGGCGCTCGATACAGCACCCTTGCAAAGACGTCTCAAAGGAAACCGCATAAAACCTGCTTTCAGGTCTTTCTGTTTATGCGCACTGTTTGTAGCATCTTCTTCCTACAGAAGAAAAGCCCGCCAACCTGGACGCATAAAGCACGGCTCCGTCGATATCACTCCCATCCCAGCACGCCCATAAACAGGTAGTCCATAGGCCATCCGGGCGCAATCCCCGCCTGCCGAACCAGCATCGCGGACTGCGCATAATGCCGTATCCCGTGCAGCAGCGTGTGGTTCAATACCGTCCTGCGCGACGCCAGCAGCACTCCCATGCTCCGCGTCTGAAAGCGGATCACCGCATGCCAGTCAAAGGCCGCATCCTGTAGAAGGTTGGTAACGCGCTCCATCATGCCGCTGTGTGCAAGACGAAATCCTTCCACCGTCACAGGCACTTCGTCATAACCCGTTTCCTGCTCGCCCATCAAACGCTGCGCGTAACGCAACTCCACCACGGCAATGTGGTGCAACAGCCCCGCAACGTTGGAAACACCGTAGACGTCACAGGAAACAGCCAGCACCTCAGGATGTCTTTCCGCCAGTTCCATCCACTTGCTGAACGTCGTATCGCTCCACGCCAGCAACTCCTCGCCACTCAAGCCCGCTGCCATAGCATCTCCTCGATACTTCCCTGTTGAAACAGGCTACAACCAGACAAGAAGTACTCAGGGCAAACGAAACGCATACAACGTATCGCCACCAGCTTCCAGAACATACTGCTTGCCGTTCAACACAAACGTCTCCGGCGCATTCGACGCACCAATATGCTGATGCCACAACTGCCGCCCCGTCGCAGAGTTATAGGCGATAAGGTTGCCATGAATATCCGGCGCAAAGAGTAAGTGCCCCGCTGTCGTCATCACACCCGCAGCAAGCGCACCAGTAACTCCGGGATAACGATGTTTCCACTTCGGCTTACCCGTCGTGTAATCAATCGCCATCAACCATCCGCCGTTCGATGGCAGATTCATCAACTGCTCGCCACCTAATCCCATCGCTCCGCGCGGATCGGTCGTCGCCAGGTAATACATCTCCCACGTCTCAGAGGTATTCACATAGAACAATCCCGTCTGCGGACTATAAGCAGGCGGCTGCCAGTTCACAATGCCTTGCGTCGAAGGCGACACCAGCGCACCGGCATAATCAAAGTCTTTAGCAGGAATCCGCACCGGAGCACCCTTCGCATCCAGCGTCTCCTCAGCCCAGTTCGTAGAAGCAAACATCTTCGAAGTTAGTAAGTGCTCACCCGTCACGCGATCCAACACAAAGAAATAACCATTGCGTGCCATCGTCATCACTAACTTGCGCGGCTTACCCTGCCACGTTCCATCCACCAGCACCTGCGTCTGTGCCGAGTCATAATCATGCGTGTCATGCGGAGAAGTCTGGTAATACCAGGCCAACTTACCCGTATCCACATTCACCGCAACCGTCGAGCATGTATACAAGTTCGCGCCCGGCCCACGCAGTTGCGACGTAAACGCCGCACTCGGATTCCCCGTGCCAAAGATATACAGGTGCGTCTCCGGATCATACGATCCGTTCACCCACACATTGCCGCCACCATGCGAAGCCGCATCCACACTGGCCCATGTCTCCAACCCCGCATCGCCCTTCTTCATAGGCGTGGCGTACCAGGTCCACTCCACATCACCTGTCTGCGGATCAAAGCTCTGCAACATCCCCGGCTCATCCAGGTCATTGCCCGTACCCACTAATAAGTGGTCGCCCAAAACATGCGGAGCCATCGTGGAGAAATACTGCAAATCAAACGAAGCAATTTCCTTGTGCCAAATCTCTTCGCCCGTCTTCGCATTCAGCGCAACAAGATAGTTATCCGGCGTCTCAAAGAACACGCGATCGCGCCAA contains the following coding sequences:
- a CDS encoding DinB family protein, which translates into the protein MAAGLSGEELLAWSDTTFSKWMELAERHPEVLAVSCDVYGVSNVAGLLHHIAVVELRYAQRLMGEQETGYDEVPVTVEGFRLAHSGMMERVTNLLQDAAFDWHAVIRFQTRSMGVLLASRRTVLNHTLLHGIRHYAQSAMLVRQAGIAPGWPMDYLFMGVLGWE
- a CDS encoding acido-empty-quinoprotein group A codes for the protein MMRYFYAAMMAVCVSAAGAQSLDPSSILQRDVKAWPTYSGDYTGQRFSPIAQINTGNVKGLVQAWSQKLPSEVTHSGGVGTTVAPLGRVSGSIVQVDGVLFVTTPDNVWSMDAATGKVNWHYQWKTRGGTHIGNRGVGVWRDRVFFETPDNYLVALNAKTGEEIWHKEIASFDLQYFSTMAPHVLGDHLLVGTGNDLDEPGMLQSFDPQTGDVEWTWYATPMKKGDAGLETWASVDAASHGGGNVWVNGSYDPETHLYIFGTGNPSAAFTSQLRGPGANLYTCSTVAVNVDTGKLAWYYQTSPHDTHDYDSAQTQVLVDGTWQGKPRKLVMTMARNGYFFVLDRVTGEHLLTSKMFASTNWAEETLDAKGAPVRIPAKDFDYAGALVSPSTQGIVNWQPPAYSPQTGLFYVNTSETWEMYYLATTDPRGAMGLGGEQLMNLPSNGGWLMAIDYTTGKPKWKHRYPGVTGALAAGVMTTAGHLLFAPDIHGNLIAYNSATGRQLWHQHIGASNAPETFVLNGKQYVLEAGGDTLYAFRLP